A stretch of Prunus dulcis chromosome 6, ALMONDv2, whole genome shotgun sequence DNA encodes these proteins:
- the LOC117631959 gene encoding photosynthetic NDH subunit of lumenal location 4, chloroplastic-like isoform X2 has product MKVSALILTTPKPLPHIQSLHPTISFSSCNSKPTCSCSSSSPSTAENNAKVSWASKFVTKKSVLDVGFGLLAASLVALSPLEANATRIEYYATVGEPLCELNFVRSGLGFCDVSVGSGVDAPRGELINVHYTARFADGTVFDSSYKRGRPLTMRIGVGKVIRGLDQGIYGGDGVPPMQGENVSSTFLHI; this is encoded by the exons atgaaggTCTCTGCTCTAATCCTTACAACTCCAAAGCCCCTCCCCCATATTCAAAGCCTTCATCCTACAATCTCCTTCTCCTCCTGCAATTCCAAACCCACTTGTtcttgttcatcttcttcaccgTCCACAGCTGAAAACAATGCAAAGGTGTCTTGGGCTTCAAAATTTGTGACCAAGAAGAGTGTTTTGGATGTGGGTTTTGGGCTTTTAGCAGCTTCACTTGTGGCATTGTCACCTCTGGAAGCTAATGCCACAAGAATTGAATACTACGCCACTGTGGGGGAGCCTTTGTGTGAATTGAACTTTGTTCGTTCTGGGCTTGGCTTCTGTGATGTTTCAGTGGGTTCTGGTGTGGACGCTCCTCGTGGTGAGCTCATCAAC GTTCACTACACCGCAAGATTTGCTGATGGGACAGTCTTTGACAGCAGCTACAAACGTGGCAGACCTCTGACTATGCGTATTGGTGTTGGCAAG GTCATTAGAGGATTGGATCAAGGAATTTATGGGGGTGATGGTGTGCCTCCAATGCAA GGGGAAAACGTAAGCTCCACATTCCTTCACATTTAG
- the LOC117631959 gene encoding photosynthetic NDH subunit of lumenal location 4, chloroplastic-like isoform X1, producing MKVSALILTTPKPLPHIQSLHPTISFSSCNSKPTCSCSSSSPSTAENNAKVSWASKFVTKKSVLDVGFGLLAASLVALSPLEANATRIEYYATVGEPLCELNFVRSGLGFCDVSVGSGVDAPRGELINVHYTARFADGTVFDSSYKRGRPLTMRIGVGKVIRGLDQGIYGGDGVPPMQVGGKRKLHIPSHLAYGPEPAGCFSGDCNIPGNATLVYDINFVGIYSGNRPLPANR from the exons atgaaggTCTCTGCTCTAATCCTTACAACTCCAAAGCCCCTCCCCCATATTCAAAGCCTTCATCCTACAATCTCCTTCTCCTCCTGCAATTCCAAACCCACTTGTtcttgttcatcttcttcaccgTCCACAGCTGAAAACAATGCAAAGGTGTCTTGGGCTTCAAAATTTGTGACCAAGAAGAGTGTTTTGGATGTGGGTTTTGGGCTTTTAGCAGCTTCACTTGTGGCATTGTCACCTCTGGAAGCTAATGCCACAAGAATTGAATACTACGCCACTGTGGGGGAGCCTTTGTGTGAATTGAACTTTGTTCGTTCTGGGCTTGGCTTCTGTGATGTTTCAGTGGGTTCTGGTGTGGACGCTCCTCGTGGTGAGCTCATCAAC GTTCACTACACCGCAAGATTTGCTGATGGGACAGTCTTTGACAGCAGCTACAAACGTGGCAGACCTCTGACTATGCGTATTGGTGTTGGCAAG GTCATTAGAGGATTGGATCAAGGAATTTATGGGGGTGATGGTGTGCCTCCAATGCAAGTAG GGGGAAAACGTAAGCTCCACATTCCTTCACATTTAGCATATGGACCAGAACCTGCAGGATGCTTCTCAG gTGACTGCAATATACCCGGCAATGCTACTCTTGTCTACGATATTAATTTTGTCGGTATCTACTCGGGAAATAGGCCATTGCCAGCAAATAGATAG
- the LOC117631341 gene encoding L-ascorbate oxidase-like gives MLELLQRNGCILKLFLALFLFLSLVEVPAVEARIRHYKWEVKYEYKSPDCFKKLVITINGRSPGPTILAQQGDTIIVELTNSLWTENVAIHWHGIRQIGTPWSDGTEGVTQCPIVPGDTFKYQFVVDRPGTYLYHAHYGMQREAGLYGSIRVALPDGESEPFSYDYDRSIILNDWYHKSTYEHAVGLSSLNFSWVGEPQSLLIQGKGRFNCSTLTTPSLDSDVCNATNPECSPYAMTVVPGKTYRLRVASMTALSALSFQIEGHNMTVVEADGHYVEPFVVKNLFLYSGETYSVLIKADQDPSRNYWMATNVVSRNATTPPGLAILNYYPNHPRRSPPAVPPAGPAWDNVRARLDQSLAIKAHQGFIHTPPPTSDRVIVLLNTQNTVNGHVRWSVNNVSFTHPHTPYLIALKQNLTEAFDQTSPPDGYDFVNYDIYKTPNNTNATVSNGIYRLQFNTTVDLILQNANTRNPNNSETHPWHLHGHDFWVLGYGEGKFDMFNDPKKYNLVNPIMKNTVPVHRYGWTALRFRADNPGAWAFHCHIESHFFMGMGVVFESGIDKVGKLPSSIMGCGATRGVHKP, from the exons ATGCTTGAGCTTTTACAGAGAAACGGTTGCATTTTAAAGTTATTTCTGGCTTTGTTTCTGTTCTTGTCTTTGGTTGAGGTTCCAGCAGTGGAGGCTAGAATTAGGCATTACAAATGGGAGGTGAAGTATGAGTACAAGTCCCCTGATTGCTTCAAGAAGCTGGTCATAACCATTAATGGTAGATCTCCTGGACCAACCATACTTGCTCAGCAGGGAGACACCATCATTGTTGAGCTTACAAACAGTTTATGGACAGAAAATGTAGCCATACATTGGCATGGAATTCGACAG ATTGGAACACCATGGAGTGATGGAACTGAAGGTGTGACTCAATGCCCAATAGTGCCTGGAGACACCTTCAAATATCAGTTTGTGGTTGATAGG CCTGGAACATACCTCTACCATGCTCATTATGGAATGCAGAGAGAAGCTGGTTTATATGGTTCGATCCGTGTAGCGCTTCCTGATGGAGAATCGGAGCCTTTTTCTTACGATTATGATCGAAGCATCATACTTAATGATTGGTACCACAAGAGCACTTATGAACACGCAGTTGGGCTGTCCTCCCTTAATTTTTCCTGGGTTGGGGAACCTCAG TCGCTTTTGATacaaggaaaaggaagattcAACTGCTCTACACTGACCACTCCAAGCTTAGACTCTGATGTTTGTAACGCAACAAACCCCGAATGCTCCCCTTACGCAATGACAGTCGTCCCTGGCAAGACGTATCGACTAAGGGTTGCTAGCATGACTGCTCTGTCTGCCCTCAGTTTTCAAATAGAG GGCCATAATATGACAGTGGTTGAGGCAGACGGGCATTATGTTGAGCCATTTGTTGTGAAGAACCTGTTCTTATATTCTGGTGAGACATATTCTGTGCTAATAAAAGCAGACCAAGACCCTTCAAGAAATTATTGGATGGCAACAAATGTGGTCAGCCGAAATGCCACCACCCCACCTGGTTTAGCCATTCTCAATTACTATCCAAACCACCCGAGGAGATCTCCTCCGGCGGTACCCCCAGCAGGCCCTGCTTGGGACAACGTTCGCGCCCGATTGGATCAAAGTCTTGCCATCAAAGCACACCAAGGCTTCATCCACACCCCTCCCCCAACCTCAGACAGAGTGATTGTGCTTCTCAACACACAAAACACCGTCAACGGTCATGTCCGCTGGTCGGTCAACAATGTCTCATTCACTCATCCTCACACACCTTATCTCATTGCCCTCAAGCAGAACTTGACTGAGGCATTTGATCAAACTTCTCCACCTGACGGGTATGATTTTGTAAACTATGACATTTACAAGACACCAAACAACACAAATGCTACAGTAAGCAATGGGATTTATAGGCTCCAGTTCAATACAACAGTGGACCTTATACTCCAAAATGCCAACACCAGGAACCCGAACAACAGCGAGACGCACCCGTGGCATCTTCACGGGCACGATTTCTGGGTCCTGGGATATGGGGAGGGCAAGTTTGACATGTTCAATGATCCAAAGAAGTACAATTTGGTGAACCCTATCATGAAGAATACTGTGCCTGTTCATCGTTATGGGTGGACTGCTTTGAGGTTCAGGGCGGATAATCCAGGGGCTTGGGCGTTTCATTGCCACATAGAGTCTCACTTCTTTATGGGAATGGGTGTGGTGTTTGAATCAGGAATTGATAAGGTGGGAAAATTGCCTTCCTCTATAATGGGCTGTGGTGCAACTAGAGGAGTTCACAAGCCATAG